From the Verrucomicrobiia bacterium genome, the window CAGCACCGCCAGCATCACCAATTCACCGACACCGATCAGGATCCTTACAATATCAAGCGCGGCTTCTGGTATGCCCACATGAACTGGATCCTGCTTTATAAGCACCGCGTGAATTACGACAACGTCAAAGACCTGCAAAAGTCAAAACTCGTGATGAACCAGCATTTTTATTACAGCCTGTGGTCCGTCGGGGCCGGGATCGCGCTCCCCATGCTGATCGGAGTTTTAATCGGACATCCGCTGGGAGCCTTCATCATGGCGGTCAATCTTCGGCTGGTTCTTGTCATCCACTCCGCCTTCTTCATCAATTCCTGGGCACACATGTTCGGCACCCGAAATTATGACGGGACGATTTCGGCCAGGGATAATTGGTTTGGAGTATTCCTCACGAACGGGGAAGGCTACCACAATTTCCACCACCGTTTTCCCAATGATTACCGGAACGGCATTCGCTGGTATGATTGGGATCCCAGCAAGTGGCTGATTTTCGGGCTCTCCAAATTGAATCTCACCTGGGATCTTAAGCGGACGCCGGATTCATTGATCAGGAAGTATGCCGAAGAGACGGGGGCGAAGGCTGCAACCGCTTAAAAGGCGATTCTAAAAGATTCTTAAAAAACGGCCGGATAAAATATCCGGCTTTTTTTATGCTCAAAGAGGCCGGTCCTTCGGCTGATCCGTCGCCGGAATCTATCCGATTCCTGCCTTGAATCAGCCGCGCGTGAGCGGAGGTGTCTGCGGTTTATCTAAAACCTCGCGCACCATCATGAGGAGCTCAGCCTGGGTATACGGCTTTTGCAGGAAGCTGCAGCCCCGGTCGAGCCAGCTCTGGACGCCCCCGTGGTCCGTGTATCCCGAAGTGAAGATGATTTTTATCCTGGGATAGTTCGCTGAAAATTTCTCCGCCAACTCGTTGCCTCCCATGTGGGGCATCACCATATCCGTGATGAGCAAGGCGATGGGAGAGCCTTCATGACGCGCTGCCGCATCCAGGGCTTCAAGACCATTCCGGGCTTCAAGCACGCGGTATCCCTGCCTCGCCAGAAACTGCACGGCCAGTCCGCGGACCAGTTCTTCGTCTTCGGCGATCACGACCGTCTCTTGACCGCAAGGCAGTTCCACAACGGCTGCAACAGCCGCGTTTTGAGGCTTCTCCGCAGAGGGTGGCAGATAAACAAGAAACTCGGTCCCTTTTCCCGGTTCGCTTTCCGCGTATATAAATCCCTGGGATTGCTTTACGATACCGTAAACCGTCGCCAGACCCAGCCCCGTTCCTTTGCCTTTTTCTTTGGTGGTGAAAAAGGGCTCGAAAAGGTGAGCTTTGGCCTCGGGTGAAATTCCTGTGCCCGTGTCTTGGACCTTGAGAACCGTATAGACGCCGGGAACGAACCCTGGATGTTTCCCGTTCCCGGCAAGCACGGCGTCGACTGAAGCCTTGCGGGTTTCGATCACGACTTTTCCCCCATTCGGCATGGCGTCCCGCGCATTGACTACGAGATTCATGATCACCTGCTCGATCTGTCCGGCATCGATCCAGACAGGGTCCACATCCTCTCCCAGCAGGGTGACGAGTTCGATGTCCGCCCCCAGCAGGCGGCGGATCATTTTATCCATGCCCGCCACGATTTCGTTTAGAGAATGAACTTTCATCTGGAAAACCTGCTTGCGGCTAAAGGCCAAAAG encodes:
- a CDS encoding fatty acid desaturase, whose amino-acid sequence is MAKIKGTQNTYPSPIRQTRWVGIIFFIVLHAVGLIGTPLYLIYHGASAAEWVLFGSFFALTSLAITVGYHRFFAHVCFKANPVIRFLLLFFGAATFEQSALKWASQHRQHHQFTDTDQDPYNIKRGFWYAHMNWILLYKHRVNYDNVKDLQKSKLVMNQHFYYSLWSVGAGIALPMLIGVLIGHPLGAFIMAVNLRLVLVIHSAFFINSWAHMFGTRNYDGTISARDNWFGVFLTNGEGYHNFHHRFPNDYRNGIRWYDWDPSKWLIFGLSKLNLTWDLKRTPDSLIRKYAEETGAKAATA
- a CDS encoding PAS domain S-box protein, whose amino-acid sequence is MAADPNQFDKLAYLESIIQNIVDIITILEADGTIRYESPSITNVLGYLPDEMVGQNAFGFVHPDDYKRVFSLFAGKSAKKNAVEAVELRFRHKDGHWVYLECSAKNLLFDPHVRGVVVSSRDMAFHRDVELKMRLQSEALTASSNGILISERAGTILWVNPAFTAMTGYSYDEAVGKNPRILKSGEQSPKLYKELWETILAGKSWTGELINRRKDGTLYFEKQTITPVVGNDGGITHFIAIKRDVSEEKKLEAQFRQAQKMEAVGRLAGGVAHDFNNLLTVILGHSDLLLAKGWDDERLTSSLTEIRKAGVRAAALTRQLLAFSRKQVFQMKVHSLNEIVAGMDKMIRRLLGADIELVTLLGEDVDPVWIDAGQIEQVIMNLVVNARDAMPNGGKVVIETRKASVDAVLAGNGKHPGFVPGVYTVLKVQDTGTGISPEAKAHLFEPFFTTKEKGKGTGLGLATVYGIVKQSQGFIYAESEPGKGTEFLVYLPPSAEKPQNAAVAAVVELPCGQETVVIAEDEELVRGLAVQFLARQGYRVLEARNGLEALDAAARHEGSPIALLITDMVMPHMGGNELAEKFSANYPRIKIIFTSGYTDHGGVQSWLDRGCSFLQKPYTQAELLMMVREVLDKPQTPPLTRG